The Coffea eugenioides isolate CCC68of chromosome 8, Ceug_1.0, whole genome shotgun sequence genome has a segment encoding these proteins:
- the LOC113780636 gene encoding uncharacterized protein LOC113780636, whose protein sequence is MSTHPESSDRPATTSPFDLANLGAQLSEVFSRFNELSVEMMTQRRVIDQLVTGGASGEQQHESLPLAQSEPILLPYAQISVTSQAMNPPEEAFTYPTHGPPPIYAPNIQINPPHVQIPQNYPPVTMSMPFESQGPHYYPTAEPFILNTAAQGKVEVGESSVPMDKNLLKRLDRFEEFIRKSQGVSKQGGLDYSELCLFPDMQLPMGFKAPKFSKYDGNGNPKTHLRMFANKLGKPIDDENLPVRLFPESLEGDALDWYSNLKPEDMKSWMDLSTAFMRQYEYNCELAPTRSTLEGTKRKPSEDHKTYAKRWRKLAAKVEPPMNENEIIRTFIKAHDPPYFEEIFRMTGCSFAEIVNKLEEYDEFIKAGKIVNVLALKSQVEAMQSQDSNNKKSQFKKREEEASFVSSRGPAFRPRFQQSPTYSPHYPHRPYLQPAYHTTINHPRPRPNYPNIPTTPYHTFPPNFQTRPRPPYHPKSTLPVNPNYNYHQATGTQDPARYRTFTNLGRPLDQLYEQLEAAGKIGAIPPKVYTKGVPPSYDPQFFCAYHSGAPGHSTANCWVLKHKIQDMIEAGDIILRGRGEQGPSVSKNPFPAYKDTAETIITDEEF, encoded by the coding sequence atgagtacccATCCAGAGTCATCTGATAGGCCTGCAACCACATCACCGTTTGACTTGGCGAATCTGGGAGCTCAACTGAGTGAAGTTTTCAGCCGATTTAATGAGCTGAGCGTTGAAATGATGACCCAACGGCGCGTAATCGATCAATTGGTCACTGGAGGGGCTAGCGGTGAGCAGCAACATGAATCCTTACCCCTGGCCCAATCTGAACCAATACTTTTACCTTATGCTCAAATCTCTGTTACTTCACAAGCTATGAATCCACCTGAAGAAGCCTTTACATATCCCACTCATGGCCCACCACCTATTTATGCACCCAACATCCAAATTAACCCTCCTCATGTCCAAATTCCCCAAAATTATCCGCCAGTTACTATGAGCATGCCATTCGAATCACAGGGACCTCATTATTATCCCACCGCTGAGCCATTCATCCTCAATACCGCCGCTCAAGGAAAAGTTGAAGTTGGGGAGTCATCTGTACCGATGGACAAGAACTTGCTAAAGAGATTAGATCGATTTGAGGAGTTTATAAGGAAAAGCCAAGGTGTGAGCAAGCAAGGAGGTCTAGACTACAGCGAACTATGCTTGTTTCCGGATATGCAATTGCCGATGGGTTTCAAAGCGCCCAAATTTAGCAAGTACGATGGAAATGGCAATCCCAAAACACACCTTCGGATGTTTGCAAACAAGCTAGGGAAGCCGATAGATGATGAGAATCTACCTGTGCGCCTATTTCCCGAGAGTCTAGAAGGTGACGCGTTGGATTGGTACTCCAATTTGAAGCCTGAGGATATGAAATCTTGGATGGATTTGTCAACCGCTTTTATGAGGCAGTATGAATACAATTGCGAGCTTGCTCCAACGAGGTCCACACTTGAGGGAACCAAAAGGAAGCCATCGGAGGACCACAAGACGTATGCAAAAAGATGGAGAAAATTGGCTGCCAAAGTAGAGCCTCCCATGAATGAAAATGAGATTATTCGCACGTTCATCAAAGCTCATGACCCGCCCtattttgaggaaatttttcgaATGACTGGGTGTTCCTTTGCAGAGATTGTCAAtaaattggaagaatatgaCGAGTTTATAAAAGCAGGGAAAATTGTTAATGTTTTAGCTTTGAAGTCACAAGTGGAAGCAATGCAAAGTCAAGATAGCAATAACAAGAAATCCCAGttcaaaaagagagaagagGAAGCTTCGTTTGTCTCGAGTCGAGGCCCTGCTTTCCGACCTAGATTCCAGCAATCTCCCACCTATTCACCTCATTATCCACACCGACCATACCTTCAACCTGCTTATCATACCACTATTAACCATCCTCGACCTCGGCCAAATTACCCAAATATACCCACTACACCATATCATACTTTTCCACCTAACTTTCAAACCAGACCTCGCCCTCCTTATCATCCAAAATCCACTTTACCCGTCAACCCGAACTACAACTATCATCAAGCCACTGGCACCCAAGACCCGGCCCgatatagaacttttaccaatcTAGGTCGGCCCCTTGATCAACTATATGAGCAGCTCGAGGCCGCGGGGAAAATTGGTGCAATACCTCCCAAAGTTTATACTAAAGGAGTTCCCCCCAGTTATGATCCCCAATTtttttgtgcctatcattctggagctcctggaCATTCTACTGCCAATTGTTGGGttcttaaacataaaatccaagacatgattgaggccggaGACATAATTTTGAGAGGGAGAGGAGAACAAGGCCCAAGTGTTAGCAAAAACCCTTTTCCTGCGTACAAAGATACTGCAGAGACTATTATCACTGATGAAGAGTTTTGA